From Scomber scombrus chromosome 6, fScoSco1.1, whole genome shotgun sequence, the proteins below share one genomic window:
- the nr2c1 gene encoding nuclear receptor subfamily 2 group C member 1 — MDGQTQRIQLVSADSSMALGHRIQIVTDQQTGQKIQIVTALEPSSPGKQQFILANADYSSGGKVILAKQEVSPNKVILTAPDGSGVNQLLFASPELAGQQIQFVTEGSDPSIVKPVVEYCVVCGDKASGRHYGAVSCEGCKGFFKRSIRKNLVYTCRGSGECAINKLHRNRCQYCRLQRCIALGMKQDSVQCERKPVEVTTREKSVNCAASTEKIYIRKNLCSPLAATPTFVSDKETARSTSLLESSMLLNIQQPFSKLENTILIPTSPDKEDDPSQSDLGTLANVVTSLAHLNKARETSDSGNDLMGVETLSNGDSSMTDIQGEEQTPSDITRAFDTLAKVLHSGDGSAGDSLEATMQLMSGDQSGPVVELEGPLLSDSHIPFKLMMPLPVPEYLNVNYICESASRLLFLSMHWARSIPAFQALGGQDNDINLMKACWNELFALGLAQCSNVMNVGTILSAIINHLQTSLQEDKLSPDRVKLVMEHIWRMQEFCNSMSKLSPDAYEYAFLKAIVLFSPDHPGIDNTPQIERFQEKAYMELQDYVTRTYPEDSYRLSKLLLRLPALRLISAAVTEELFFAGLIGNVQIDSIIPYILKMESTDYNSQAVSGV, encoded by the exons ATGGATGGGCAGACTCAAAGGATTCAACTTGTGTCGGCAGACAGCAGTATGGCTTTGGGACACAGAATCCAG ATTGTGACTGATCAGCAGACTGGACAGAAGATCCAGATTGTCACAGCACTTGAGCCATCGTCTCCTGGAAAGCAACAGTTTATTCTAGCAAATGCTGATTATTCTTCCGGTGGGAAGGTGATTTTGGCCAAGCAAGAAGTCTCACCGAACAAGGTCATCCTCACTGCTCCAGACGGCTCTGGGGTTAACCAGCTGTTGTTTGCCTCCCCTGAACTGGCTGGGCAGCAGATTCAG TTTGTAACTGAAGGCTCAGACCCGTCTATTGTCAAGCCGGTTGTGGAGTACTGCGTTGTCTGTGGGGACAAGGCCTCAG GGCGTCATTACGGAGCTGTCAGCTGTGAGGGCTGTAAGGGCTTCTTCAAACGCAGCATTAGGAAGAACCTAGTGTACACATGCAGGGGCTCCGGAGAGTGTGCCATCAACAAGCTTCACCGAAACCGCTGCCAGTACTGTCGACTGCAGCGCTGTATAGCTCTCGGCATGAAACAAGATT CTGTGCAGTGTGAGAGGAAGCCTGTTGAAGTTACCACCAGAGAGAAATCTGTCAACTGTGCAGCCTCCACTGAAAAAATCTACATCCGCAAGAACCTGTGTAGTCCTCTGGCTGCCACACCCACTTTTGTATCTGACAAAGAAACTGCCAG GTCTACAAGTTTGCTCGAGTCAAGCATGTTGCTCAACATTCAACAACCCTTCTCCAAGCTGGAAAATACCATCTTGATCCCAACATCCCCCGACAAG GAGGATGACCCATCTCAAAGCGACCTTGGTACGTTGGCGAATGTAGTGACATCCCTCGCCCACCTCAACAAGGCCAGGGAGACAAGTGACAGCGGCAATGATCTGATGGGAGTTGAGACGCTTAGCAACGGCGATAGCTCGATGACGGACATCCAAGGAGAAGAGCAAACACCAAGTGATATCACTCG AGCGTTTGACACCCTGGCCAAAGTCCTGCATTCTGGTGACGGCTCAGCAGGAGACTCCTTGGAGGCCACAATGCAGCTGATGTCAGGGGACCAGTCGGGTCCTGTGGTGGAGTTAGAGGGACCTCTACTCTCTGACAGCCATATTCCCTTCAAG CTTATGATGCCTTTGCCTGTGCCAGAGTACCTCAATGTCAACTACATCTGTGAGTCAGCTTCACGGCTACTTTTTCTCTCTATGCACTGGGCACGCTCCATACCTGCCTTTCAAGCCTTAGG TGGTCAAGACAATGACATTAACTTGATGAAAGCCTGCTGGAATGAGCTGTTCGCCCTGGGTCTGGCACAGTGTTCCAACGTTATGAATGTTGGTACCATCTTAAGTGCCATTATCAACCATCTGCAGACCAGCTTACAGGAAG ACAAGTTATCCCCAGATCGAGTAAAACTCGTAATGGAGCACATCTGGAGGATGCAGGAGTTCTGTAACAGCATGTCCAAGCTGTCCCCGGACGCTTATGAATATGCCTTCCTCAAAGCCATCGTTCTCTTCAGCCCTG ATCACCCAGGCATTGATAATACCCCACAAATAGAGCGGTTCCAGGAGAAGGCTTACATGGAGCTGCAGGACTATGTAACTAGGACCTACCCAGAAGACTCCTATCG GTTATCCAAGCTGTTGCTGCGTCTTCCTGCTCTCAGGCTGATAAGTGCAGCTGTCACTGAGGAGCTGTTCTTCGCTGGGCTCATTGGCAACGTGCAGATTGACAGCATCATACCGTACATCCTCAAAATGGAATCGACTGATTATAATAGCCAGGCGGTCTCTGGCGTCTGA